The following proteins are co-located in the Fusarium verticillioides 7600 chromosome 7, whole genome shotgun sequence genome:
- a CDS encoding D-lactate dehydrogenase (cytochrome) — protein sequence MVLASPALSSSSRPSLLSLSKRCVAGRQPLSFGRYVSSNARSSQQRHYPLRYFLLGLGAAVSGIALARSLDIDLLRVSTQGTPPRWRESNISPIPVKMAYADRATMLKAVDEIRQLLGEDIVSVDSDDLDEHGYSEWSTSNTNVRPVAIARPKTTEEVSSIARICTKYKVPMTPYGAGSSVEGNFSSPYSGVCLDLCGMDKIVAFHPEDMDIVVQAGVNWTNMNEEIKDTGLFLPLDPSPTALIGGMIATNCSGTNAMRYGTMKDYVISLTVVLSDGSVIKTRHRPRKTSAGYNLTGLFTGSEGTLGIITEATLKLAIIPENFSVATATFSTVKEAADAAFKMMRRGIPLAALEMMDDVQMRVINQSGGAGGRVWDEHPTLFLKFSGSQNAVQDSIRLAKEIAKSNSCGSFEFAKTEDEIQSLWSARKQALWASLAVRPEGTQIWSTDVAVPLSRMAELIEISKQQASQLGLFNSVMGHVGDGNFHQIVMYNPDNKTERQAVSDCVDGMMVRALEMEGTVSGEHGIGLGKKHCLQKELGPATIGIMKAIKDTLDPQ from the exons ATGGTACTCGCATCACCAGCTTTGTCGAGCTCATCCCGGCCGTCATTATTATCTCTGTCAAAGCGATGTGTTGCTGGGCGTCAGCCTCTTTCGTTCGGCAGATATGTTTCTTCCAACGCGCGGTCCAGTCAGCAGAGACATTATCCTCTAAGGTACTTTCTGCTGGGACTAGGAGCCGCAGTGAGCGGCATAGCTCTCGCACGGTCTCTAGACATTGATCTACTCCGAGTGTCAACACAGGGCACCCCTCCTCGATGGCGAGAAAGCAACATTTCACCCATTCCAGTGAAAATGGCATATGCGGATAGAGCAACTATGCTTAAG GCTGTCGATGAGATACGCCAATTACTCGGTGAAGATATCGTGAGCGTAGACTCggatgatctcgatgagCATGGCTACTCAGAGTGGTCTACGTCAAATACTAACGTACGACCAGTGGCAATTGCCCGACCAAAGACGACAGAAGAGGTCTCGAGCATTGCGCGTATTTGCACCAAGTATAAGGTACCCATGACTCCATACGGTGCTGGATCCAGCGTTGAAGGCAATTTTAGTTCACCGTATTCTGGAGTATGTCTTGATCTATGTGGCATGGATAAAATCGTGGCATTTCACCCCGAAGATATGGATATCGTGGTCCAGGCTGGGGTCAATTGGACGAATATGAacgaagagatcaaggataCCGGGCTCTTCTTGCCGCTTGATCCGAGCCCTACTGCGTTGATTGGAGGCATGATAGCTACGAACTGCAGTGGTACCAATGCCATGAGATATGGAACCATGAAGGATTATGTTATTAGTCTCACAGTGGTGCTCTCAGATGGATCTGTTATCAAAACCCGTCATCGACCTCGGAAAACATCAGCCGGATATAACCTCACAGGCCTTTTTACTGGGTCTGAGGGGACGTTGGGTATAATCACTGAAGCGACGTTAAAGCTGGCCATAATTCCGGAGAACTTCTCTGTTGCAACAGCCACTTTCTCAACCGTCAAGGAGGCGGCAGATGCGGCCTTCAAAATGATGCGACGGGGAATACCCCTCGCCGCcctggagatgatggatgatgttcAGATGAGGGTCATTAACCAGAGCGGCGGGGCAGGTGGAAGAGTATGGGATGAACATCCTACACTTTTCCTGAA ATTTTCAGGCTCTCAGAATGCAGTTCAAGACAGCATCAGGCTGGCCAAAGAGATCGCCAAGTCCAACAGCTGCGGTTCTTTCGAATTTGCCAAGACGGAGGATGAGATTCAATCCCTTTGGTCTGCCAGAAAACAAGCTTTGTGGGCGAGCCTCGCCGTTCGACCTGAGGGTACCCAGATCTGGTCTACAGATGTTGCTGTACCTCTGTCTCGAATGGCCGAACTAATCG AAATATCGAAGCAACAGGCCAGTCAACTAGGGCTTTTTAACAGTGTTATGGGGCATGTTGGTGACGGCAACTTTCATCAAATTGTCATGTACAATCCAGATAATAAAACGGAACGCCAAGCTGTGTCGGATTGCGTGGATGGAATGATGGTGAGGGCACTAGAAATGGAGGGTACAGTATCAGGCGAGCATGGGATCGGACTCGGAAAGAAG CATTGCTTACAAAAAGAGCTCGGCCCAGCCACGATAGGTATCATGAAAGCTATCAAAGATACCTTGGATCCTCAGTAA